CCGGCCGCATGCACATTGAGAATCGAGACCCCGTGCCTGGTGAGCACGCGGGCGGCACCTGCAACAGTGTTCGGGATATCGTGCAGCTTCAGGTCAATAAAAATTGCGACGTTTTTTTCTTTTAGAATGCGAATTACTTCCGGACCTTCATAATTATAAAGCTGCATGCCTACTTTAAAAGCCCCGGCGTAAGGACTTAACTTATCTACCAGAACCGATGCTTCCTCAATTGTATCAACATCAAGAGCGATAATCAGCGGATTTTTAATTAATGACATAGTCCCACCCTCTAATATTAATAATACGATTTGTTTGTTATATTAGATAATACTTTTAATGGTTGGTCAAGCATAATTTGGCTAAGATGTTATTTGCATCTTACATGTTTATCAATTGTATGTTATAATTACCTATAATCTGAAAGGATTCTATTTTCTGACTAAATGCATTATATCACAAATAAAGTAACGCCGTAAGGGGGATTATCCATGGAATCTGATACCGGCCAAAACAATAGGGATAAAAATAACCTAGGTAAAGTTTGGGTTAAAGATGGAAAGATATTCGTAAAGAACCCAGGTGAAAACGGTAACTTCCCTACGATCACTCCATGCAACGGCATAGAACTCTTGATAAACGGAATAAAAATTGAAGAAAAAACTACCGTTAGTGAAAAAGATATTATTGAATTAAAAGCTGTAACAAGTGAAGAAGAAGAGAAGAAAGGAACCTATCAGGTAAAGTTGACCTCCGGCGGATTGTCGGCCGTGCTTGAAATGAAGACAAGTATTATTAACCGTCAATATGCGCAGGACAGTGATCCTGAAAGTAACTTGGTGTTAGAATTATCAAGTAACCTTGAAGATGCCTGTCCCTTTACCTTGGCTGATATAATGCAGGAGTTAGCGAAAAAAAATATTAACTACGGTATAAAACACGACGTTATCCAAGATATACTGGCAAAACCGGAAAGTGGACAGTATGTTATAGCCGAAGGGGATCCTCCCGGAAATACAATTGACGAACAGGTTGAACTAACCGTCAAAAAAAAATCAGACGATGAAAAGGTTAAAGATGATGACAAGAAAGTTAATTTTCGCGATATGGTTGAAATACTGTCGGTTGATCCGGGTACGCTGCTAGCGGTGAAACACCCGGGAGTTCAGGGCACTCCGGGAAAAAAAGTGACAGGTGATATTATTGCCCCCGCCCAACCTATTGTTTGTGAATTGACCGCCGGTAAAGGGGCGGAAGTTTCATCTGACGGTAGTAAAGTAATAGCTAAGATTAGTGGTAGTCCTGTTATGAAGAAGATTGGCAACAAGTATGCAATTGATGTAGACCCGGTGCTGCAAAAAAAAGGCGACGTTGACATTTCATCCGGAAATATTCGTTTTAAAGGCAGCGTTGTAGTACAGGGCACTGTCTGTGAGGGTATGTCAGTACAGGCGTCGGAAAAAGTCGACATTCACGGTATGGTTTTTGAGGCTAATATCACAGCCCAGGGAGGGGTTAATGTCAAACAAAATATAACCGGGAGCAACCTGATAGCCGGGAGCAATAAATCATTTTACAAAGATTTTTTCAGAATGCTTGACCCCATTCAGTCAGATTTGTCTGAAATCGCCAAGCTGGTTCCCGGGCTGGCCAATCATCCACAATTAAAGGATGTAAAAACCGGTCAATTAATCCAAGTTTTAATTGATAAGAAATACTCCCGCGTTCCCAATCTAATTAATGAGTTAATTAAATTTGCCGGTGAGAACTCATTTAGTCTACCCCATGAAATAACAGAACTAATGGTGGATATCGGCAGGTATCTCCGGGGATTAAATCTGTTAAAATTAGAATCGCTAGATTGTTTGCGCAGCATCCTCCTGAAAATGGACGAAGCGCATAAATTAATAGAGAATATGGCCAGGAACAAAGCCGACATCTCTTTTGCGTATGCAGTGAACAGCAAAATCGAAGCCTCCGGTGATGTGAAAGTAAGTGGCCGCGGCTGTATCAATACCACTATCCGCGCCGGGGGTAACGTGAACATAGCTGGAGTGTTCCGCGGCGGTGAAATATTAGCTAACGGAGATGTTATTATTAACGAAGCGGGTTCTGAATTGGGCGCTAAAACGGTAATCAGGACAGGTGAGAAAAGAAAAGTTTTTATTAATAAAGTCAATGAAGGTGTGCGTATTCAAATTGGCGATCGCCAGCTCAACTTCACTTCTATACAGAACAATGTCAAAGCAGAGTTGGATAAGGATGGCGCAATGTCTGTTTCTACAAATAGACGTATAGCTAAATAAATTATCTATTGACACGTTCTTCTATTTTCTATAAACTAATTAAGGATAAGTACCTTGAAATCGGTCCCGTGAGACCGGTAAGGATTCATAGAAATGGTTAACGAGGCCAACTATGCCTGCTTACCGGTGGTGAGCAGGTTTTTTATTTTGGTTAAACTCCCGGCATACGTAATTGTTCACTGAAAAACCACGGAGGTTTCGCATGATTAAAGAGAAAGCGCAAATCCTGGATAAAGAAGGGATTCGTCGCTCTTTAACCCGCATCGCCCATGAAATAATTGAGCGAAATAAAGGCATAGAAAATCTGGCTTTGATTGGTATCCGCCGCAGAGGCGCTCCCCTGGCAGAACGTCTTGCTGAACGGATCAAGGAGATCGAAGGGTGTACAACACCGGTAGGTATTCTGGATATTACTCTTTACCGTGATGACCTGACAACTTTAGCTCATCATCCCTTGGTCAGATCAACAGAGATACCCTTCCCTGTCTCCGGTAAAAAAGTGATCCTGGTGGATGACGTCATCTATACAGGCCGCACAATAAGAGCGGCCCTTGACGCAATAATAGATCTGGGACGACCTAAAGTAATTCAATTAGCTGTTCTTGTTGACAGAGGCCACCGTGAGTTACCTATCAGATCTGATTATATCGGTAAAAATGTACCGACTTCAAGCAAAGAATCAGTATTAGTACGTTTGACAGAAATAGACGGTGAGGACAGAGTGATAATATTCGAACCCCATGGCTAAGTAAAAATTCGGGTCGTCAAAAGAGACACCGGCCGGCAACCGGAATTTGACGACTTAATCCGGCTCCATCCTAACAAAGTACGGTCCTGCGAGGCCGGAAAGGGAACAGGTTCCGGAAATCTTCCCTTTAAGGCCCCAGCCCGGTAATTAACCAGACAGGGGTCTTTATTTTTGAGCTTGGAGGGTAAATAGATGGGACTTAGTGGCAAAGATTTAGTTGGCCTGCAGTTTGTCCCGGCCGAAGAAATAAAACTGATATTGGATACTGCCACGCCAATGAAGGAGATAATTAAAAGGCAAATTAAAAAGGTACCTACCTTGCGGGGTCGTTCAGTAGTAACTGTATTCTATGAAGCCAGCACTCGCACCAGGGTTTCCTTTGAGCTGGCAGCCAAGTACTTAAGTGCAGATACAGTTAATATTGCCGCGGGAACAAGCAGTGTTAGCAAGGGGGAAGGATTAAAGGATACTGCCCGTACTATCGCCGCCATGGGTGCGGATTTGGTAGTGCTTCGGCATCCGATGGCAGGTGCGGCTGAATTATTGGCCCGAACTATTAACGCCCCGGTTATTAATGCCGGAGACGGCGCCCATGAGCACCCTTCCCAGGCTTTATTGGATCTGTTTACCGTGAGAGAGAAAAAAGGCCGTTTGGAAGGGCTGAAGATAGCAATCATCGGAGATATTTTACACAGCCGGGTAGCCCGCTCTGATATCTGGGGTTTTACCAAAATGGGCGCCGAGGTAAGGTTGTCAGGACCGGCCACACTTCTCCCCCAGGGAATTGAAAAAACTGGTGCAATGATTTACGCCAGTATTGAGGAAGCCATCGCAGATGCTGACGTAATCAACATTCTCCGGATTCAAACGGAAAGGCAGCAACAGGGATTATTCCCCGGGCTGCGCGAATACAGCCAGCTTTTTGGGATAAATACTGAACGTCTTAAACTAGCCGCGCCGGACGCGTTGGTAATGCACCCGGGTCCGATGAACCGGGGTGTGGAAATTGCCCCGGAGGTGGCGGATGGAGTTCAGTCTGTAATAAATGAACAAGTAACTAACGGAGTAGCGGTGCGCATGGCATTGCTTTACCTGCTGACCGGAGGTGGTAACCAGCATGAGATTGCTCATTAAAGGCGGAACAGTGATCGACCCGGGCACCGGAAAAGTTGTCGAGAAGGATATTCTGCTCGCTGACGGCAAAATTGCTAAAATAGGGGTAAATTTAAACGCCGGTAGCGCTGAAGTGTTAGATGTCAGCGGTAAGCTGGTGGCGCCGGGTTTAATCGATATGCATGTGCACTTGCGCGAGCCTGGATTTGAAGCCAAAGAAACCATTTTCAGCGGCACCCGCGCCGCGGCGCGTGGCGGCTTTACTACTGTGGCCTGCATGCCCAACACCAACCCCGTGGCCGACAACGCCGCTATAATTTCACATATAAAAAACACCGCCTTTGTAAAGGGAACCTCAAATGTTTATCCTATAGGAGCTATCTCCAGGGGAAGCAAAGGTGAGGAACTGGCTGAAATGGGTGATATGAAGGAAGCCGGAGCGGTGGCTTTTTCCGATGACGGGATGCCCGTGATGAACGCCGGCTTAATGCGCAGGGCCATGCAGTATGCCCGGATGCTCGGCCTGACTATAATATCCCACAGTGAAGATAAGAATCTTTCCGCCGGCGGAGCAATGCACGAGGGATACATGTCCACCGTACTTGGTTTGAAGGGAATACCGTCTTCCGCGGAAGAAGTGATGGTGGCCAGAGATATTCTTCTGGCCGAAGAAACCGGTTGCCGCTTGCACATCGCTCACGTCAGCACTGCCGGTTCCGTCCAACTGGTACGCGAAGCTAAAGCCAGAGGCGTCAAAGTTACCGCCGAAGTCACGCCTCACCACTTCAGCCTGAATGACGGGGCAGTAGCTGGTTACGATACGTCCACTAAGGTTAACCCGCCATTGCGCACTGCCGCCGATGTGGCCGCGGTAAAGGATGGATTGGCCGACGGCACTATTGACGTTATTGCTACCGACCATGCCCCGCACACCATTGAGGAAAAAGATGTAGAATATGAACTCGCCCCATTTGGTCTTGTAGGCCTGGAAACAGCGGTTGGCCTGGTCTGGACCGAACTGGTCGCCAACGGTGTGCTTACTCCATTGCAGGCCATTTCAAAGCTGACCATAAATCCGGCCTCGGTGTTGGGGATCTCCAAGGGTACACTAAAGACCTGCGCTGACGCTGACATAACAATTATTGACCCGGCGACTTCATGGACAGTTGACCCGGAGCAGTTTGCCAGTAAAGGCCGGAACACTCCTTTCACCGGGCGGCAATTAAAGGGCATGCCATATATGACGATAGTTGGAGGACGCGTAGTAATGCGTGAAGGTATTTTATTATGATTATAAATAATCTTTCTTTTAAATAGATTTCCCAAATATTGCGGAGGTGTTATTATGCGAGCAGTACTAGCCCTGGAAGACGGCACCGTTTTTACCGGCGAAGCTTTTGGCGCAACAGGTGAAAGATGGGGTGAAGTGGTTTTCAATACCGGGATGACCGGTTACCAGGAGGTTCTCACCGACCCTTCATACTGTGGCCAAATCGTTGTGATGACCTACCCATTAATCGGTAACTACGGCATCATGAAAGAGGACTTCGAGTCAAAAAAGTCGTACGTCCGCGGCTTCGTTGCGCGGGAGGAGTGCAATCGGCCCAGCAATTGGAGACTTTCCGAAATCATTGACACTTTTTTAAAGAGAGAAAACGTGATCGGCCTGGCCGGCATTGATACCCGTGCCCTAACCAGACGACTCCGCAGTTTCGGAACCATGCGCGGCATCATCAGCACCAGCGCCGCCGATATACAGTCGCTTGTGGAACAGGCGCGCAATTGTCCACACCTTACCGGGCAAGATCTGGTCCCTACTGTGGCCACCACTGAAGTTTACACATTGCCTGGTGACGGTCACCGTGTTGTCTTGATGGATTTCGGCGCTAAACTAAATATTATTCGCTGTCTTCAGGAACGCAATTGTGAAGTGGTAGTTGTGCCCCCGAACACGACAGCCAATGACATTCTTGCCTTGCACCCGGCTGGGGTTATGCTCTCTAACGGTCCTGGCGACCCTACCGACGTGCCTTATGCGATTGAAACGGTTCGTTCATTAATCGGCAAACTTCCCGTTTTTGGTATTTGTCTTGGCCACCAGATTCTTGGTCTGGCCTTGGGCGCCAAGACCTATAAAATGAAGTTCGGCCACCGGGGAGCCAATCACCCGGTAAAGGATCTGGAAACCGGACGGGTTTATATTTCCTCGCATAATCATGGATTCTCAGTTGATGAGGAATCAATGAAAGGGCTGGACATTGTCGTCTCCCACCGCAACTTGAACGACGGCACGGTGGAAGGTCTGAAGCACAAATACCTGCCGGTCTTTTCCGTGCAATACCACCCCGAAGCCTCACCCGGTCCGAGAGACTCCGAATACATTTTCGAACAGTTCATGGCTATGATGGATAAGGGGGGGAGGTAGCATGCCGCTAAAAAAAGGTATCAATAAAGTAATGGTTATCGGCTCCGGCCCCATTATTATCGGCCAAGCAGCCGAATTTGACTACGCCGGCACCCAAGCCTGCCGTTCCTTGCGGGATGAAGGCCTGGAAGTGGTTTTGGTAAACTCCAATCCAGCCACGATTATGACAGACGCCAACATGGCCGACCGGGTGTATATCGAGCCCTTGACACCGGAATTTGTCGCCAGAGTAATCCGGCAGGAAAAACCGGACGGCCTGCTCCCCACCCTGGGCGGGCAGGTAGGTCTGAACCTGGCCTTGCAACTTGCGGAATCCGGTATTCTGGCCAGGGAAGGAGTACAGCTTCTGGGTACCTCTTTAGAGGCGATTAAGCGCGCCGAAGACCGGGAATTATTTAAGGAAATGATGCAGACAATCGGGGAGCCTATTCCCGAAAGCATAATTGTTTCAACACTGGAAGAAGCCGAGAACTTTGCCCGCGAAATCGGGCTGCCCTTAATCGTGCGCCCGGCCTACACCCTCGGCGGCACCGGCGGGGGCATCGCTTACACAATGGATGAGTTGCGCAACATCACAACCAGAGGTTTAAAATACAGCATCATTGACCAGGTGTTGATCGAGCGCTGCGTGGTGGGCTGGAAGGAATTGGAGTACGAGGTAATGCGGGACAGCGCCAATAACTGCATTACCATCTGCAATATGGAAAACATAGATCCGATGGGAATCCACACCGGGGACAGCATCGTGGTGGCTCCTTCGCAAACCTTGAGCGATAAAGAATATCAGCTATTAAGAACAGCGTCCCTGAAGATTATTCGCGCTCTTGGTATAGAAGGTGGTTGTAATGTGCAATTTGCCCTGGACCCCGCCAGTTTTCAATATTACGTGATCGAAGTCAACCCCAGGGTTTCCCGTTCTTCCGCCCTGGCCTCCAAGGCCACCGGTTACCCGATAGCCAAAGTGGCGGCTAAAATTGCCATGGGCTTGACCCTGGACGAGATTAAAAACGCGGTTACCGGTAAGACCTATGCTTGTTTTGAACCGGCATTGGACTATGTGGTTATTAAATACCCCCGCTGGCCGTTTGACAAGTTCGCCCTGGCCGACCGTGAATTGGGCACTCAGATGAAAGCCACCGGAGAGGTAATGGCGATCAACCGCACCTTCGAAGGCGCGCTGTTAAAGGCTGTCCGCTCTTTGGAAATCGGGTTGGACTATTTGAAACTGCCTGGAGCGGAATTATTAAGTTCGGAGGAGCTTGAAGCCAAACTGGCCTGCGCGGAAGATGAACGTCTTTTTCTTGTCGCCGAAGCTTTGCGCCGGGGCTTGACCATTGAGCGGGTACATGATATTACCAAAATAGACCGCTTTTTTCTTGATAAAATCCAGGGTATCCTGCAGCTTGAAAATGAAATTTGTCGCACCGCTGAAGAGGGCATATCCCCTGCCCTGCTAGAACAAGCCAAGAAATTTGGCTTCTCCGACGCCCACCTGGCCAAACTGACCGGGCTGGATCAATGTGAGATAAGGGCTAGACGCAAAGAAAACGGAATTTTGCCCACTTTTAAAATGGTAGATACCTGCGCCGCCGAGTTTGAAGCTGAAACGCCCTACTATTATTCTTCATACGATCAGGAAGACGAGTCCCAGGCCACATCCCAGCGCAAGGTTATGGTGCTGGGCTCCGGCCCGATCCGGATCGGACAGGGTATTGAGTTTGACTACTGCTCTGTGCACTCTGTCTGGGCGCTCCGTGAGCAAGGATTTGAAGCAATTATTGTTAATAATAACCCCGAAACAGTAAGCACTGATTTCGACACCGCCGACAGGCTCTACTTCGAGCCTCTGGTCACTGAGAATATCTTAAACATCTTGGACAGGGAAAAACCCGAGGGAGTAATTGTGCAGTTCGGTGGCCAAACGGCCATAAATCTGGCCAAGCCTCTTGAAAACGCCGGCATCAGGATATTGGGAACTACCGTGGAAGATATTGACCGGGCTGAAGACCGCGAACGGTTTGACAGCCTGCTTATTGAGTTGGGTATACCTAAACCGCCAGGCCGTACTGCTTTTTCGGTGGATGAAGCGGTCATAATCGCTTCCGAGATTGGGTTCCCGGTGCTGGTGCGTCCCTCTTATGTCCTTGGCGGCCGGGCCATGGAGATTGTCTATAATAATGACGATTTATTGAATTACATGGCCACTGCGGTAAAAATAACACCTGAACACCCTGTGCTGGTGGATAAGTACCTCTTCGGCAAGGAGCTTGAGGTTGACGCCATTTCTGACGGAGTGGACATTATGATTCCGGGAATCATGGAGCATATTGAGCGGGCGGGTGTTCATTCCGGTGACAGCACCGCGGTTTATCCACCACAAACACTAAGTCCAAAGATAAAAGAACAAGTTGTCGATTATACCATCAGACTGGCCCGGGCTTTAAACGTTAAAGGTCTTATAAATATTCAGTACGTGCTGCATGACGATGGAATTTATGTACTTGAGGTCAACCCCCGGTCCAGCCGTACCGTGCCATATCTGAGCAAGATTACCGGCATCCCGATGGTTAACCTGGCTACAAAAATTATTATGGGCAGTACTTTAAAGGAAATGGGCTACCACTCCGGGCTCTATCCTGAAGGTGACGTTATCGGTGTAAAAGCTCCTGTTTTCTCCTTTGCAAAGCTGCTCCAGGTGGATATTTCATTAGGTCCGGAAATGAAATCAACCGGAGAGGTCATGGGCGTTGACCGCGACTTTAAAGTAGCTCTATTTAAGGCAATGGTCGCAGCCGGGAGTATGTTTCCTAAAGAGGGAACCGTCCTGGTCACTATAGCCGACCGGGATAAAGAAGAAGCCCTGCCGGTCATCCGGAGCCTGGAAGACTTGGGCTACCGTATCCTTGCCACTTCCGGAACCGCGGAGCTAATCAGAAAAGCCGGTTTGCCGGTGGAACAAGTGAAGAAAGTTCACGAAGGCTCCCCGCATATTGTTGACTTGATCCGGGCAAATAAAATAAACCTGGTGATCAACACCTTGACCAAAGGTAAAGCGCCGGAGCGGGACGGCTTCCAAATCCGCCGGGCGGCAGTTGAATACGGTGTTCCCTGCCTGACATCGCTGGATACCACCCGCGCTATTATAGATGTTCTCGCTGAAGAAAAGGAAAAGGAGCATAACAGACTGGTCCCGCTTCAAGAATACATTAAATAAATAATAATATGCGATATGGGAGGGAAAAAATTGTCGCCGGTTGCTGACGCGAAAGTTATAAAGCAAGATAAGATTGCGCCGGGTCATTTCAGGTTATACTTGTTTGCGCCGGAAATTGCTGAAGCGGCGAAACCGGGGCAATTCGTGCATGTACGCTGTGGCCATACTTCGGACCCGTTATTGCGCAGACCGGTCAGCATCCATGCTGTGGATCGTGAAAAGGGCAAGGTTATTCTTTTTTATCGAGTTGCCGGAAAAGGAACCTCCCTTCTTTCGAAAAATAATAGAGGTGACACCATCAGCCTATTGGGGCCGCTCGGTCATGGTTTTTCGATACCTTCAAGGCATGCGCGTATTTTCGTTGTGGCCGGCGGCATCGGCATTGCACCGCTCTATTTTTTCCTGCAAGAGATAGCTGATTCGGGAACCAGCGCCGATGTTTTTCTGGGAGCGGCCACAGAAAAACAATTATTCTTTATGAATGAAATTAAGGAATCTGGCCACCGGGTTTTCCCTTCCACCGACGACGGTTCGACCGGTTACCATGGAACTGTCACCGGTTTATTTGAGGAATATTTACGGAAGAGCGATAATCAAAGCGGACCGATCCGGCGCGGTGATGATGCAAAGGTTTACGGTTGCGGCCCTTACGGAATGCTTAAACGTTTGACAGATATTATTACAACAGCCGGCATTACCGGTGAAGTATCCCTTGAAGAACGAATGGGCTGCGGTGTGGGAGCCTGCCTCTCCTGCGCCTGCAAAACCCGGAGTGGGGAAAATGGTGTGCAATACCGGCGGGCCTGTGTGGAAGGCCCGGTTTTTCCGGCCAAAGAGGTGGTATGGGAATGAGCCGAATCAAGCCGAACCTGTCCGTGAATGTCGGCGGTATTTTGATGAAAAATCCGGTCACCACCGCGTCGGGAACTTTCGGCTTTGGGCCGGAATACGCGCCTTACCTTTACTTAAACCGCTTGGGCGCCATTGTGGTAAAAGGGATTACCCTGCTGCCGAGAACCGGCAACCCCACCCCCAGGCTTGCTGAAACACCAGCCGGCATCTTGAATTCCATCGGCCTGCAAAACCCCGGCGTGGAGCGTTTTATTTCTGAAGCGCTACCCTTCCTGGCGAATTATGACCTGCCGGTTATTGTTAACATAGCCGGTGACACTGTGGATGACTATGCCCTGCTGGCTGGTAAGCTCAGCCGCGCCCCCGGTGTAGCCGGCCTGGAAGTCAACATCTCCTGCCCCAACGTTAAAAAAGGCGGGATGCAGTTCGGCAGCGACCCGGCCATGGCGGCGGAAGTCACCCGCGCGGTGAAAGCAAGCACAGGCTTGCCGGTGATTGTAAAACTATCACCTAATGTAACCAGCATCGTGGCAGTGGCCGAAAAAGTGGCGGAAGCGGGAGCGGACGCGCTTTCCATGATTAATACCGTTTTAGGGATGGCCATCGACATAAAAAAGAAACGTCCGGTGTTGGGAAATGTGCTCGGAGGACTCTCCGGCCCGGCGGTTAAACCGGTGGCGGTACGGGTGGTCTGGCAGGTATACCAGGCGGTAAAACTGCCTATTATCGGCATGGGCGGTATTACCACAGCTGAAGACGCAATCGAGTTTTTCTTGGCCGGGGCCACTGCCGTAGCAGTGGGTACCGCCAACTTTATCAACCCCCGGGCAACCATGGATGTGCTCAAGGGGATAGAGAACTACCTTCATGAAAACGGAATCAACGAAATCAGCGAACTTACCGGCCTGGCCCAAAAAACATGAATAAAGACCTGCGGGACAACAGCTATCGGCTTACATATATAAAACAACACACCACCGGCTAAAGCAGGTGGTTTTATATTTAAACATATAGTTTTACTTAATGCATTATTGTGATAAAATAATAATATCAGTAGAACTTGTTAAGGTGGTGCAGGAGTGGAAATTAATAAAATAAGTTCTAAAGGGCAAATAGTTATTCCAATCACTCTCAGGGAAAAATACGGGCTAAAACCTAACTCGCTTGCCAGGATAACTGAGATAGATGGACACATAGCGATCATTCCTATTCCGAAAGACCCAATAGGTTCAGCCAGAGGAA
This is a stretch of genomic DNA from Pelotomaculum isophthalicicum JI. It encodes these proteins:
- the carA gene encoding glutamine-hydrolyzing carbamoyl-phosphate synthase small subunit, with the translated sequence MRAVLALEDGTVFTGEAFGATGERWGEVVFNTGMTGYQEVLTDPSYCGQIVVMTYPLIGNYGIMKEDFESKKSYVRGFVAREECNRPSNWRLSEIIDTFLKRENVIGLAGIDTRALTRRLRSFGTMRGIISTSAADIQSLVEQARNCPHLTGQDLVPTVATTEVYTLPGDGHRVVLMDFGAKLNIIRCLQERNCEVVVVPPNTTANDILALHPAGVMLSNGPGDPTDVPYAIETVRSLIGKLPVFGICLGHQILGLALGAKTYKMKFGHRGANHPVKDLETGRVYISSHNHGFSVDEESMKGLDIVVSHRNLNDGTVEGLKHKYLPVFSVQYHPEASPGPRDSEYIFEQFMAMMDKGGR
- a CDS encoding dihydroorotate dehydrogenase electron transfer subunit, translating into MSPVADAKVIKQDKIAPGHFRLYLFAPEIAEAAKPGQFVHVRCGHTSDPLLRRPVSIHAVDREKGKVILFYRVAGKGTSLLSKNNRGDTISLLGPLGHGFSIPSRHARIFVVAGGIGIAPLYFFLQEIADSGTSADVFLGAATEKQLFFMNEIKESGHRVFPSTDDGSTGYHGTVTGLFEEYLRKSDNQSGPIRRGDDAKVYGCGPYGMLKRLTDIITTAGITGEVSLEERMGCGVGACLSCACKTRSGENGVQYRRACVEGPVFPAKEVVWE
- a CDS encoding aspartate carbamoyltransferase catalytic subunit, translating into MGLSGKDLVGLQFVPAEEIKLILDTATPMKEIIKRQIKKVPTLRGRSVVTVFYEASTRTRVSFELAAKYLSADTVNIAAGTSSVSKGEGLKDTARTIAAMGADLVVLRHPMAGAAELLARTINAPVINAGDGAHEHPSQALLDLFTVREKKGRLEGLKIAIIGDILHSRVARSDIWGFTKMGAEVRLSGPATLLPQGIEKTGAMIYASIEEAIADADVINILRIQTERQQQGLFPGLREYSQLFGINTERLKLAAPDALVMHPGPMNRGVEIAPEVADGVQSVINEQVTNGVAVRMALLYLLTGGGNQHEIAH
- the carB gene encoding carbamoyl-phosphate synthase large subunit, with product MPLKKGINKVMVIGSGPIIIGQAAEFDYAGTQACRSLRDEGLEVVLVNSNPATIMTDANMADRVYIEPLTPEFVARVIRQEKPDGLLPTLGGQVGLNLALQLAESGILAREGVQLLGTSLEAIKRAEDRELFKEMMQTIGEPIPESIIVSTLEEAENFAREIGLPLIVRPAYTLGGTGGGIAYTMDELRNITTRGLKYSIIDQVLIERCVVGWKELEYEVMRDSANNCITICNMENIDPMGIHTGDSIVVAPSQTLSDKEYQLLRTASLKIIRALGIEGGCNVQFALDPASFQYYVIEVNPRVSRSSALASKATGYPIAKVAAKIAMGLTLDEIKNAVTGKTYACFEPALDYVVIKYPRWPFDKFALADRELGTQMKATGEVMAINRTFEGALLKAVRSLEIGLDYLKLPGAELLSSEELEAKLACAEDERLFLVAEALRRGLTIERVHDITKIDRFFLDKIQGILQLENEICRTAEEGISPALLEQAKKFGFSDAHLAKLTGLDQCEIRARRKENGILPTFKMVDTCAAEFEAETPYYYSSYDQEDESQATSQRKVMVLGSGPIRIGQGIEFDYCSVHSVWALREQGFEAIIVNNNPETVSTDFDTADRLYFEPLVTENILNILDREKPEGVIVQFGGQTAINLAKPLENAGIRILGTTVEDIDRAEDRERFDSLLIELGIPKPPGRTAFSVDEAVIIASEIGFPVLVRPSYVLGGRAMEIVYNNDDLLNYMATAVKITPEHPVLVDKYLFGKELEVDAISDGVDIMIPGIMEHIERAGVHSGDSTAVYPPQTLSPKIKEQVVDYTIRLARALNVKGLINIQYVLHDDGIYVLEVNPRSSRTVPYLSKITGIPMVNLATKIIMGSTLKEMGYHSGLYPEGDVIGVKAPVFSFAKLLQVDISLGPEMKSTGEVMGVDRDFKVALFKAMVAAGSMFPKEGTVLVTIADRDKEEALPVIRSLEDLGYRILATSGTAELIRKAGLPVEQVKKVHEGSPHIVDLIRANKINLVINTLTKGKAPERDGFQIRRAAVEYGVPCLTSLDTTRAIIDVLAEEKEKEHNRLVPLQEYIK
- the pyrR gene encoding bifunctional pyr operon transcriptional regulator/uracil phosphoribosyltransferase PyrR, which codes for MIKEKAQILDKEGIRRSLTRIAHEIIERNKGIENLALIGIRRRGAPLAERLAERIKEIEGCTTPVGILDITLYRDDLTTLAHHPLVRSTEIPFPVSGKKVILVDDVIYTGRTIRAALDAIIDLGRPKVIQLAVLVDRGHRELPIRSDYIGKNVPTSSKESVLVRLTEIDGEDRVIIFEPHG
- a CDS encoding dihydroorotase, producing MRLLIKGGTVIDPGTGKVVEKDILLADGKIAKIGVNLNAGSAEVLDVSGKLVAPGLIDMHVHLREPGFEAKETIFSGTRAAARGGFTTVACMPNTNPVADNAAIISHIKNTAFVKGTSNVYPIGAISRGSKGEELAEMGDMKEAGAVAFSDDGMPVMNAGLMRRAMQYARMLGLTIISHSEDKNLSAGGAMHEGYMSTVLGLKGIPSSAEEVMVARDILLAEETGCRLHIAHVSTAGSVQLVREAKARGVKVTAEVTPHHFSLNDGAVAGYDTSTKVNPPLRTAADVAAVKDGLADGTIDVIATDHAPHTIEEKDVEYELAPFGLVGLETAVGLVWTELVANGVLTPLQAISKLTINPASVLGISKGTLKTCADADITIIDPATSWTVDPEQFASKGRNTPFTGRQLKGMPYMTIVGGRVVMREGILL
- a CDS encoding DUF342 domain-containing protein is translated as MESDTGQNNRDKNNLGKVWVKDGKIFVKNPGENGNFPTITPCNGIELLINGIKIEEKTTVSEKDIIELKAVTSEEEEKKGTYQVKLTSGGLSAVLEMKTSIINRQYAQDSDPESNLVLELSSNLEDACPFTLADIMQELAKKNINYGIKHDVIQDILAKPESGQYVIAEGDPPGNTIDEQVELTVKKKSDDEKVKDDDKKVNFRDMVEILSVDPGTLLAVKHPGVQGTPGKKVTGDIIAPAQPIVCELTAGKGAEVSSDGSKVIAKISGSPVMKKIGNKYAIDVDPVLQKKGDVDISSGNIRFKGSVVVQGTVCEGMSVQASEKVDIHGMVFEANITAQGGVNVKQNITGSNLIAGSNKSFYKDFFRMLDPIQSDLSEIAKLVPGLANHPQLKDVKTGQLIQVLIDKKYSRVPNLINELIKFAGENSFSLPHEITELMVDIGRYLRGLNLLKLESLDCLRSILLKMDEAHKLIENMARNKADISFAYAVNSKIEASGDVKVSGRGCINTTIRAGGNVNIAGVFRGGEILANGDVIINEAGSELGAKTVIRTGEKRKVFINKVNEGVRIQIGDRQLNFTSIQNNVKAELDKDGAMSVSTNRRIAK